A region from the endosymbiont of Galathealinum brachiosum genome encodes:
- a CDS encoding RNA-binding protein, giving the protein MKLLIRNLARTTTELEIKNLFEPFGDVQSCVIVMDKASGVSKGFGFVEMPKAGDAKAAIKSLNNQEIAGNKIRVKKADTNK; this is encoded by the coding sequence ATGAAATTATTAATACGTAATCTTGCTCGCACAACAACAGAGCTGGAGATAAAGAACCTGTTTGAACCATTTGGTGATGTACAGTCCTGCGTTATAGTAATGGACAAAGCATCAGGCGTATCAAAAGGTTTTGGCTTTGTAGAAATGCCTAAAGCAGGCGATGCTAAAGCGGCAATTAAAAGCCTGAATAATCAGGAAATTGCGGGTAATAAAATCAGGGTTAAAAAAGCAGATACTAACAAATAG
- a CDS encoding transcription elongation factor — translation MNKSLLIKQILQELENVHQVAAAAAQRAYDTATDEENEAENKYDTLGLEASYLAHGQSKRVAECEADLITFSKLKIVEYLPDSSIVIGTLVSIEDEEGTEQFVFLSPVAGGLKFRFNHKEITIVTPSAPLGKALISSRVDDDIEVQMGLDKKYYQITAAY, via the coding sequence ATGAACAAATCCCTGTTGATTAAGCAGATATTGCAAGAATTAGAAAATGTCCATCAGGTGGCAGCTGCTGCGGCTCAAAGAGCTTATGATACGGCTACCGATGAAGAAAACGAGGCAGAAAATAAATACGATACATTAGGTCTCGAAGCATCATATCTGGCTCATGGTCAATCTAAACGTGTTGCAGAGTGTGAGGCTGATTTAATTACGTTCAGTAAGTTAAAGATCGTTGAGTATTTGCCTGATAGTTCTATAGTCATTGGTACACTGGTGAGTATTGAGGATGAAGAGGGAACTGAGCAATTTGTCTTTTTAAGCCCGGTAGCCGGAGGCCTTAAATTTAGATTTAACCATAAAGAAATAACAATCGTTACCCCGTCCGCGCCACTTGGTAAAGCATTAATTTCCTCAAGAGTTGATGATGATATTGAGGTTCAAATGGGGCTGGACAAAAAATATTATCAAATAACCGCGGCCTACTAA
- a CDS encoding RNA-binding protein produces MELFELEGREYIELNNLLKITGLCESGGRAKILISEGQVKVDDQIELRKRCKIRKGQVVEFNAQQVQVS; encoded by the coding sequence ATGGAACTGTTTGAACTTGAGGGCCGTGAGTATATTGAGTTAAATAACCTGCTCAAAATTACCGGTTTATGTGAAAGTGGAGGCAGGGCAAAAATCCTTATTTCAGAAGGTCAGGTTAAGGTTGATGACCAGATTGAGTTACGTAAACGATGCAAAATTAGAAAAGGACAGGTTGTAGAGTTTAATGCACAACAGGTGCAAGTTAGTTAA
- a CDS encoding DUF1456 domain-containing protein produces the protein MTNNDILRRIRYTFDFDDSKMMTLLSLEDEPVTREQMSDWLKKDDDPAFQECKDIQLAIFLNNLIDDKRGKKEGAQPQLEKHLTNNIILKKLKIALNLKDEGILELMELAEFPISKHELSALFRKKGHKNHRVCKDQMLRNFLQGMQKKYRAKDYYKQEK, from the coding sequence GTGACAAACAACGATATATTACGCCGAATCCGTTATACCTTTGATTTCGATGACTCAAAAATGATGACATTATTGAGTCTTGAAGATGAACCTGTTACCCGTGAGCAAATGAGTGACTGGTTAAAGAAAGACGATGACCCTGCCTTTCAGGAATGTAAAGATATTCAGCTGGCTATTTTTCTGAATAACCTGATCGATGACAAGCGAGGGAAAAAAGAGGGTGCACAGCCCCAGCTTGAAAAACACCTCACGAATAATATTATTCTGAAAAAATTAAAGATAGCGCTCAATCTTAAGGATGAGGGTATTCTTGAGTTAATGGAATTAGCTGAATTTCCAATCAGCAAGCATGAGTTAAGTGCCTTATTCCGTAAGAAAGGTCATAAGAATCATCGAGTCTGCAAAGATCAGATGTTACGTAATTTTTTACAGGGTATGCAGAAAAAGTACCGGGCAAAAGATTATTATAAGCAGGAAAAATAA
- a CDS encoding HNH nuclease family protein produces MDNNKLDKVVAQARKDAETRGHGYREKALKMYPHICGRCCREFDRANLHELTVHHINHDHDDNPADGSNWELLCLYCHDNEHQRYEEQLAEHGIVMGTNEQKEATNNPFADLKGLLNK; encoded by the coding sequence ATAGATAACAATAAACTGGATAAAGTAGTTGCTCAGGCACGTAAGGACGCTGAAACACGGGGGCACGGGTACCGGGAAAAAGCCTTAAAAATGTACCCTCACATATGTGGCCGCTGCTGTCGTGAATTTGACAGGGCCAACCTGCATGAATTAACCGTACACCATATTAATCATGATCATGACGACAACCCTGCCGATGGCAGTAACTGGGAGTTACTATGCCTGTATTGTCACGATAATGAACATCAGCGTTATGAAGAACAACTTGCGGAACATGGCATTGTAATGGGTACAAATGAGCAAAAAGAAGCCACTAATAACCCCTTTGCTGATTTAAAAGGTCTACTTAATAAGTAA
- a CDS encoding DNA alkylation repair protein: MAEPFKNIYNQRFFDGFTDVLRRVIPDFDSSAFLKEIYDDEWDNRELKQRMRHISTVLKNYLPDNYNQAVDKILELINHLKENQCTLALEYMFLPDFIEQYGLQNYKVSVNAFEKITQFTSCEFAVRPFIIEYPNKMMKQMLAWSKHENHDVRRFSTEGCRPRLPWAMALPLLKENPSSVLPVLENLKNDDSAYVRKSVANNLNDIAKDNPEVVISLIKKWQGKTENTDWVIKHGSRTLLKQGEPEVMKVFGFGSTKNIDIDEFEIISPVVKIGGVLEFTFQLSNNNNKDTKLRLEYGLYYQKANGTLSKKVYKISEKLYENNSITLINRKQSFKLITTRKFHEGLHQVSIIVNGNEFEKNNFELVK, translated from the coding sequence ATGGCGGAACCATTTAAAAATATTTATAACCAGCGTTTTTTCGATGGTTTTACTGATGTATTAAGGCGGGTCATACCAGATTTTGATTCGAGCGCTTTTCTGAAAGAGATATATGACGATGAGTGGGATAATAGAGAGTTAAAACAGCGTATGCGGCATATCTCTACGGTGTTAAAAAATTATCTTCCCGATAATTATAATCAGGCTGTAGACAAAATACTTGAATTAATAAACCATCTTAAAGAGAACCAGTGTACTTTAGCCCTGGAGTATATGTTTCTACCAGATTTTATAGAGCAATATGGTTTACAGAATTATAAAGTATCAGTAAATGCATTCGAAAAAATCACTCAATTTACCAGTTGTGAGTTTGCAGTACGGCCCTTTATTATTGAATATCCTAATAAGATGATGAAGCAAATGTTAGCCTGGTCAAAACATGAAAATCATGATGTCAGGCGTTTTTCCACTGAAGGCTGTCGCCCGCGCTTGCCATGGGCAATGGCTTTACCCTTGTTAAAAGAAAACCCGTCTTCTGTTTTACCTGTTTTAGAAAACCTGAAAAACGATGATTCTGCATACGTAAGAAAAAGTGTTGCAAATAACCTGAATGATATTGCAAAGGACAATCCGGAAGTTGTTATTTCTCTGATTAAAAAATGGCAGGGTAAAACTGAAAATACTGACTGGGTCATTAAACATGGCAGTAGAACACTTCTGAAACAGGGTGAACCAGAAGTAATGAAGGTATTTGGATTTGGCTCTACCAAAAATATTGATATAGATGAATTTGAAATTATTTCACCTGTAGTTAAAATTGGAGGTGTATTGGAATTCACTTTTCAATTATCAAATAACAATAATAAAGATACAAAATTAAGACTGGAATATGGGCTTTATTATCAGAAAGCGAACGGTACTCTTTCTAAAAAAGTATATAAAATTAGTGAAAAACTATATGAGAATAATTCGATAACACTAATCAATCGAAAACAGTCCTTTAAATTAATTACAACACGAAAGTTTCATGAAGGGCTTCATCAGGTTTCAATCATTGTTAATGGCAATGAGTTTGAAAAAAATAATTTTGAACTTGTAAAGTAA
- a CDS encoding DUF2238 domain-containing protein, protein MFCSTLLWSGISPKDQFTWGLEVFPAVTGAIILLATYQTFRLTPLVYLLILIHCIILMVGGHYTYAEVPLFDYLSELTGSSRNNYDKVGHFAQGFIPALITREIIIRKQVVAGKVWQFVFIVSFCLAFSAFYELLEWWVALATGENAEAFLGTQGYIWDTQSDMAMALLGAITGLITMARVHDRQLAIINR, encoded by the coding sequence ATGTTCTGTTCTACTTTACTCTGGTCCGGTATATCACCTAAAGATCAGTTCACCTGGGGTCTGGAAGTTTTTCCTGCTGTTACTGGCGCAATTATTCTGCTGGCGACGTATCAAACGTTTAGATTAACGCCTCTGGTTTATTTATTAATACTGATTCATTGCATTATCTTGATGGTTGGGGGGCATTACACCTATGCTGAAGTCCCGTTATTTGATTATCTGAGTGAGTTGACAGGTTCATCGAGAAACAACTACGACAAGGTAGGGCATTTTGCTCAGGGTTTTATTCCTGCATTAATAACAAGAGAAATAATTATCAGAAAACAGGTGGTGGCAGGTAAAGTATGGCAGTTTGTCTTTATCGTTTCGTTTTGTCTGGCTTTTAGCGCTTTTTATGAGCTACTGGAGTGGTGGGTTGCTCTGGCAACAGGGGAGAATGCAGAAGCCTTTCTGGGAACGCAGGGTTATATCTGGGATACACAGTCAGATATGGCGATGGCGCTACTTGGTGCGATTACAGGTTTAATTACAATGGCGAGAGTTCATGACCGTCAACTGGCTATAATAAACAGATAG
- a CDS encoding cupin produces the protein MIKKTDENNLFSEVPDSLDKELIEVLLSSENIKVERIVSKGHISPETGWYDQDLNEWVVVIKGEAIIAFENREVSLKEGSYINIPAHTKHKVSWTHPQLETIWLAIHY, from the coding sequence ATGATAAAAAAAACAGATGAAAACAACCTGTTTTCAGAGGTTCCGGACAGTCTCGATAAAGAGCTTATAGAAGTTTTATTAAGCAGTGAGAATATCAAGGTTGAACGGATTGTATCAAAAGGTCATATATCGCCAGAAACAGGCTGGTATGATCAGGATCTGAATGAATGGGTGGTGGTTATAAAAGGTGAGGCAATTATTGCTTTTGAAAATAGAGAAGTCAGTCTGAAAGAAGGTAGTTATATCAATATACCAGCACATACAAAACATAAAGTCAGCTGGACACATCCTCAGTTAGAGACCATATGGTTAGCTATTCATTATTGA
- a CDS encoding transporter, whose product MNKKIRKSILVFIIYLLNQPTIVAQELEPRAYSSAPTGLNFAVIGFQHSEGGLLFDPALPVTDASSRTNVSVTGYLRTLDVAGMSAKAGIVLPYATLYAQGLVDGEFRIRDTKGLADPALYFSLNFYGAPALNLKEFRTYKQDTIAGFTIKVTPPLGHYDKDKLINIGTNRWSIKPELGVSKAINRWILEGSLATTFYTKNNEFDTSKTRHQEPVYSMQGHLTYTFKNKIWLSYGVTYFTGGETRVDGVVSNDLQNNSRTGFTAAIPVNKYNSIKILMSAGLSTRTGTDYDSIGVFWQYRWGASL is encoded by the coding sequence ATGAATAAAAAAATACGCAAGAGTATTCTTGTTTTTATAATTTATCTGCTTAATCAGCCAACTATAGTAGCGCAGGAACTTGAGCCCAGAGCGTATTCAAGTGCTCCGACAGGTTTAAATTTTGCTGTTATAGGTTTCCAGCATTCAGAAGGTGGTCTTTTATTTGATCCTGCACTACCTGTTACAGATGCAAGTTCACGGACAAATGTAAGCGTAACAGGTTATTTACGAACACTTGATGTAGCGGGAATGTCAGCCAAAGCCGGTATCGTATTACCTTATGCGACTTTATATGCGCAGGGTCTGGTAGATGGAGAGTTTCGTATACGAGATACTAAAGGCCTGGCCGATCCGGCACTATACTTTAGTCTTAATTTTTATGGTGCACCTGCTCTGAATTTAAAGGAGTTTAGAACATATAAACAGGATACGATTGCCGGTTTTACAATAAAAGTAACTCCACCATTGGGGCATTATGATAAGGATAAACTCATTAATATTGGAACAAACCGTTGGTCAATTAAACCTGAATTAGGTGTATCGAAAGCGATAAATCGCTGGATTCTGGAAGGCTCACTTGCAACAACGTTTTATACGAAAAATAATGAGTTTGATACCAGTAAAACGCGTCATCAGGAACCGGTATATTCAATGCAGGGACATCTGACATACACGTTCAAGAATAAAATATGGCTATCCTACGGAGTGACATATTTTACCGGCGGAGAAACCAGAGTCGATGGTGTTGTAAGTAATGATTTGCAGAATAATTCACGCACAGGCTTTACAGCAGCCATACCTGTTAATAAATACAATTCTATTAAAATATTGATGAGTGCGGGGCTGAGTACACGTACAGGTACTGATTACGATTCGATAGGTGTTTTCTGGCAATATCGCTGGGGAGCTAGTTTATGA
- a CDS encoding phosphatase, with protein MHKTEHAQKITDRFRDLVQQTGDSLSVEHYDELTLLIEAGIDTALVEHLEKMADKLQKLSNEVRKDAEYFD; from the coding sequence ATGCATAAAACAGAACATGCACAAAAAATTACAGATCGTTTCCGTGATTTAGTTCAACAGACAGGAGATTCTTTATCTGTAGAACATTATGATGAGCTAACACTGTTAATAGAGGCGGGTATTGATACCGCATTAGTCGAACACTTAGAAAAAATGGCAGATAAATTACAGAAATTATCTAATGAAGTAAGAAAAGATGCGGAGTACTTTGATTAA
- the ppk2 gene encoding polyphosphate kinase 2: MTNDANFSMPKISADREDQTLTESAKKLGKGKIFPDANYPYTSKMKRDEYESLKKELQIELLKMQGWVKETGQKILILFEGRDAAGKGGTIKRMMEHMNPRGARVVALEKPTEFEQGQWYFQRYLQHMPSAGEIVMLDRSWYNRAGVERVMGFCKPGEYLEFMRQAPELERMLVRSGIKLYKLWFSVSRNEQFRRFQGRRRDPLKQWKLSPIDLASLDKWEDYTEAKEAMFFYTDTADAPWTVVKSDCKKRARINAMRFLLNDLDYPNKNVNIANSPNSLIVGSAETIYEAGEHRLEKPPIVTDLTDEMKAESEKPVPEKAKIRTRKDNKKAPEVEDETTTEKAK, translated from the coding sequence ATGACAAATGATGCCAATTTCAGCATGCCAAAAATATCTGCAGACAGGGAAGATCAGACACTAACCGAATCAGCTAAAAAGTTAGGTAAAGGCAAGATATTTCCAGATGCTAACTACCCATATACATCAAAGATGAAACGAGATGAGTATGAATCGTTAAAGAAGGAATTACAGATAGAGCTGTTAAAAATGCAGGGCTGGGTGAAAGAAACCGGACAGAAAATTTTGATTTTGTTTGAAGGGCGAGATGCAGCAGGTAAGGGAGGCACAATAAAACGTATGATGGAGCATATGAACCCTCGTGGAGCTCGTGTTGTTGCACTGGAAAAGCCAACTGAATTTGAGCAGGGGCAGTGGTATTTTCAGCGATATTTACAGCATATGCCCAGTGCAGGTGAAATAGTGATGTTAGATAGATCCTGGTATAACCGGGCGGGTGTTGAGCGAGTGATGGGTTTTTGTAAACCGGGTGAATATCTCGAGTTTATGCGCCAGGCGCCAGAGTTAGAGCGAATGTTAGTTCGCAGTGGAATTAAGTTATATAAATTATGGTTTTCAGTGAGCCGTAATGAACAGTTTCGACGTTTTCAGGGGCGCAGACGAGATCCGTTAAAACAATGGAAATTAAGCCCGATTGATCTGGCATCTCTGGATAAGTGGGAAGATTATACAGAAGCCAAAGAAGCTATGTTTTTCTATACGGACACAGCAGATGCGCCATGGACAGTTGTTAAATCAGATTGCAAGAAACGCGCGCGTATTAATGCCATGCGTTTCCTTCTAAACGATCTTGATTACCCAAATAAGAATGTCAATATTGCCAACTCTCCAAACTCTTTAATTGTAGGGTCAGCTGAAACAATTTATGAAGCAGGAGAGCACAGGTTAGAAAAGCCACCTATTGTTACAGATTTAACCGATGAAATGAAAGCAGAGAGTGAAAAACCGGTTCCAGAGAAAGCCAAAATCAGGACTCGAAAAGACAATAAGAAAGCACCAGAGGTTGAAGATGAAACCACAACAGAAAAGGCTAAATAG
- a CDS encoding DNA polymerase IV encodes MQDFNKVCPIHWQRAIALIDMNCFFAAVEARDFPELRGRPVAVTNGNKGTCIITCSYEARAYGIKTGMRLKEGRKLYADLIQRPSRPHVYAQTSGKIMQAISRICPDMEIFSVDEAFIDMTCCQKLHGSPGRIGYLLKQAVYEASGLLCSIGISGDKTTAKYAAKLNKPDGFTVIPPWEARQQLADVAVTELCGVARGVGRFLAERGVFVCGDMQHLPIGELAQRFGNPGRRIWYMAQGEDPEPLHPDVADPKSIGHGKVLPPNTVNKDILLTYLIHMAVRVTARLRRHHLQASEFFIGLHASNNWVGRKVKSPYLTSDTQLLIRLCQFVLNEYWSNQPVYQVQITALNPQQENAQMDLFYEPETTEKQAKVDGVMDEINNRYGECTLGPGRLINKSEMPNVIAPSWKPSGHRQSI; translated from the coding sequence ATGCAGGACTTTAACAAAGTTTGTCCTATTCACTGGCAACGAGCCATTGCGCTTATTGATATGAACTGTTTTTTTGCTGCAGTTGAAGCACGTGATTTTCCTGAATTACGCGGACGTCCTGTTGCCGTTACTAATGGTAATAAAGGAACATGTATTATTACCTGTTCATATGAAGCAAGAGCATACGGTATTAAAACCGGTATGCGTCTGAAAGAGGGGCGTAAGTTATATGCCGATTTAATTCAACGACCATCTCGTCCCCATGTTTACGCACAGACATCGGGGAAAATTATGCAGGCAATTAGTCGTATCTGTCCTGATATGGAAATATTTTCCGTTGATGAAGCTTTTATTGATATGACTTGCTGTCAGAAACTACACGGTTCACCCGGACGTATCGGGTATTTATTAAAACAGGCTGTATATGAAGCCTCGGGCCTGCTCTGTTCTATTGGCATCAGTGGAGATAAAACCACAGCAAAATATGCAGCCAAATTAAATAAACCAGATGGTTTTACTGTTATTCCACCCTGGGAAGCGCGTCAGCAGTTGGCAGATGTAGCGGTGACAGAATTGTGTGGTGTTGCCAGAGGCGTTGGCCGTTTTCTGGCTGAACGAGGTGTATTCGTTTGTGGTGACATGCAGCACTTACCAATAGGTGAACTAGCGCAGCGTTTTGGTAACCCGGGGCGGCGTATCTGGTACATGGCACAGGGAGAAGACCCGGAGCCATTACATCCGGATGTCGCTGATCCTAAATCAATCGGACATGGCAAGGTATTACCACCCAATACAGTCAATAAAGATATATTATTAACGTATTTAATTCATATGGCAGTAAGGGTGACTGCTCGTTTGAGGCGTCATCATTTGCAAGCATCAGAGTTTTTTATTGGTTTACATGCCAGTAATAACTGGGTAGGCCGAAAAGTGAAATCACCTTATTTAACAAGTGATACCCAGTTGCTTATTCGTCTGTGTCAGTTTGTGCTTAATGAATACTGGAGTAACCAACCGGTATATCAGGTACAGATAACCGCATTAAATCCGCAGCAGGAAAATGCTCAGATGGATTTGTTTTATGAGCCTGAAACAACTGAAAAACAAGCTAAAGTAGATGGCGTGATGGATGAAATTAATAACCGTTATGGTGAGTGTACACTCGGCCCGGGACGCTTAATTAATAAATCAGAAATGCCGAATGTGATAGCGCCTTCATGGAAGCCCAGTGGACATAGACAGTCGATATGA
- the lexA gene encoding repressor LexA translates to MLTHSQQRTLDFIQAYILRNGHAPTYPEIAEGIGIQSQGTAHRYVKALLEMGYLLNEEGSHRGLRLPNDEMEQGMSIPLLGRIAAGQPIEAIAGHDGINLNQMFGGDNRYALKVDGESMVELGILDGDTVVIESCSTASKNSVIVALIDNYEVTLKIYRPLSHGRIKLIPANSSMEPMTYPADRVQIQGVLVGTLRTY, encoded by the coding sequence ATGCTTACCCATAGCCAACAGCGCACCCTTGATTTTATACAGGCTTATATTTTGAGAAATGGCCATGCCCCAACATACCCTGAAATAGCCGAAGGCATCGGTATACAGTCTCAGGGCACGGCACACCGTTATGTGAAAGCGTTATTGGAAATGGGTTATCTGCTTAATGAAGAAGGTTCTCATCGAGGTCTGCGTCTGCCGAATGATGAAATGGAGCAGGGCATGTCGATTCCTCTGTTAGGGCGAATAGCGGCGGGTCAGCCAATTGAAGCAATAGCGGGTCATGATGGTATCAATCTAAATCAGATGTTTGGTGGTGATAACCGTTATGCGCTTAAAGTCGATGGTGAGTCGATGGTTGAACTGGGTATTCTGGATGGTGATACGGTTGTGATTGAATCGTGCAGTACGGCCTCTAAGAATTCGGTCATAGTGGCATTGATTGATAATTATGAAGTGACCTTAAAAATTTATCGTCCGTTATCACATGGGCGTATTAAACTGATTCCTGCAAACTCAAGTATGGAGCCAATGACTTATCCGGCAGATAGAGTGCAAATACAGGGTGTGTTAGTAGGGACACTTCGTACTTATTAA
- a CDS encoding DUF2892 domain-containing protein, producing MTVDKIVHLVAGIMILVSIALSHFVHPYWIGLAAFVGLNLAQSGITNFCPLSSILKKAGVKDGNCC from the coding sequence ATGACTGTAGATAAAATTGTACACCTGGTTGCTGGTATAATGATACTGGTTAGTATTGCATTATCACACTTTGTTCATCCTTACTGGATTGGTCTGGCCGCTTTTGTTGGTCTCAATCTGGCGCAAAGTGGAATAACAAATTTTTGCCCTTTATCCAGTATCTTAAAAAAAGCAGGTGTGAAAGACGGTAATTGTTGTTAA
- a CDS encoding long-chain fatty acid ABC transporter yields MNKNLTGVAVFTALVSSASAVYATNGDQMLGTTATQWGMAGAVVAAPQDSGTVLTNPAGLSLLNIEDVRFDMGFGFLNPPRKANGTDSDSNLYLIPSGAFALKIDDKLTFGMGMAGLSGMGVDFADIMPGAPGNQNVVTTKQFYKIAPGFSYQMNDNLALGAALNIDYQSLALDNSQMHLPQNQAYGFGLSLGLIYKLSDAMQLGASYVSKQSMGSFDWNATTGSYSMTMDAPETLSVGLAYQPGDGLLIEADIKYIGFSDVLDKVAFDTPAGPGIMNFGWDDQVVFALGVQKQINEKTTLRAGFNYGESPIGEEDVDNNIGSLAITEKHLSIGATHKLGKRVEGSISYLHAFNNEMTSSSGSGNVIELEQNIINFQVSYKM; encoded by the coding sequence ATGAATAAAAATTTGACCGGAGTAGCTGTATTTACAGCTCTTGTTAGCTCAGCTTCTGCAGTATATGCAACTAATGGTGACCAGATGTTAGGTACTACTGCAACCCAGTGGGGTATGGCCGGGGCAGTAGTCGCTGCGCCTCAGGATAGTGGTACCGTATTAACCAATCCTGCAGGGCTTTCGTTATTAAATATTGAAGATGTTCGTTTTGATATGGGATTTGGTTTTCTTAATCCACCGCGCAAAGCAAATGGCACAGATAGTGACTCAAATTTATACTTAATACCATCCGGTGCTTTTGCTTTAAAAATAGATGATAAGTTAACTTTCGGTATGGGTATGGCGGGTTTGTCTGGTATGGGGGTGGATTTTGCCGATATTATGCCAGGTGCTCCAGGTAATCAAAACGTGGTTACAACCAAACAGTTCTATAAAATTGCTCCTGGTTTTTCATATCAGATGAATGACAATCTGGCATTAGGTGCGGCTTTAAATATCGATTACCAGAGTCTGGCATTAGATAATTCACAAATGCACCTACCTCAAAATCAGGCTTATGGTTTTGGTCTTTCACTGGGTCTGATTTACAAGTTAAGTGATGCCATGCAGCTTGGAGCATCTTACGTTAGTAAACAGTCTATGGGATCATTTGACTGGAACGCAACAACGGGTTCGTATTCGATGACAATGGATGCACCGGAAACATTGAGCGTGGGTTTAGCTTATCAACCGGGTGATGGTTTGCTGATTGAGGCAGATATAAAATATATTGGTTTCTCAGATGTTTTAGATAAAGTCGCTTTTGATACACCTGCAGGCCCTGGAATTATGAATTTTGGCTGGGATGATCAGGTTGTTTTTGCGCTGGGTGTACAAAAACAGATTAATGAAAAAACGACATTACGCGCCGGGTTTAATTATGGTGAATCACCTATAGGTGAAGAAGATGTTGATAACAATATAGGTTCGCTGGCAATTACAGAAAAACACCTGTCTATTGGTGCTACTCATAAGTTAGGTAAACGCGTTGAAGGTTCAATTTCTTATCTGCATGCATTTAATAATGAAATGACATCTAGTAGTGGATCAGGAAATGTTATTGAGCTGGAACAGAATATAATTAATTTTCAAGTATCTTATAAAATGTAA
- a CDS encoding two-component system response regulator OmpR: protein MSNSDVKLEKILIVDDDKALRDLLKRYLSENGYTIQAVKNGSEMFQQLEKSAPDLIILDLMLPGDDGLTLAKKIRSNKNIPIIILSARGDEVDRIVGLEVGADDYLSKPFNPRELLARIRSVLRRSNTGKDKPAPDTNGKKFDHYRMLSQSRQLFLNDEEVILTSGEFTLLEVFVNNPNRLLNRDLLLQLLKGYEHQPFDRSIDVRITRLRRKIEADPTKPVYIRTVWGKGYLFTPNPEEH, encoded by the coding sequence ATGAGTAATTCTGACGTTAAACTGGAAAAAATACTGATAGTGGATGACGATAAGGCATTACGTGACCTGCTTAAGCGTTATCTATCTGAAAATGGTTACACAATACAGGCAGTAAAAAATGGAAGCGAAATGTTTCAACAGCTGGAGAAATCGGCACCTGACCTGATCATTCTTGATCTTATGCTACCAGGTGATGACGGCCTGACACTTGCAAAGAAAATTCGCAGTAACAAAAATATTCCCATTATTATTCTATCTGCACGGGGTGATGAAGTAGATCGCATTGTAGGGTTAGAAGTTGGCGCTGACGATTATTTATCCAAGCCTTTTAATCCCAGAGAATTACTAGCGCGTATTCGCTCTGTTTTAAGGCGCAGTAACACTGGTAAGGATAAACCAGCACCAGATACTAATGGAAAGAAATTTGATCATTACCGCATGCTCAGCCAAAGTCGGCAATTATTTCTCAATGATGAAGAAGTGATATTAACAAGCGGTGAATTTACCTTATTAGAAGTCTTTGTTAACAACCCGAATCGATTACTAAACCGTGATTTATTACTACAGTTACTTAAAGGTTATGAACATCAGCCCTTTGATCGTAGCATTGATGTACGCATAACACGACTGCGCAGAAAGATAGAAGCCGACCCTACAAAACCTGTTTACATACGTACAGTATGGGGTAAGGGTTACCTGTTCACACCTAACCCCGAAGAACACTAA